In the genome of Notamacropus eugenii isolate mMacEug1 chromosome 5, mMacEug1.pri_v2, whole genome shotgun sequence, one region contains:
- the TENT5B gene encoding LOW QUALITY PROTEIN: terminal nucleotidyltransferase 5B (The sequence of the model RefSeq protein was modified relative to this genomic sequence to represent the inferred CDS: inserted 2 bases in 2 codons) produces the protein MDRRGTAYMSLPQRTXNRLSVLSTPSVVWERRGRSPQSRRPPPSTRLLPXPPVLLSTPGSCLLGSGVWPEMPSESGAASPDAAAVAAAAAAPPALVKPAAAPTHKRVGLSPEPSSGAPRRRFSRLSWTQVQRLDALLGEEVPVHGRGNFPTLTVQPRQIVQVVRNRLEQLRVPVHSVRLNGSAASHVLHPDNGLGYKDVDLIFRVDLQDEAAFQLVRDAVLACLLDLLPAGVNRTKITPQTLTEAYVQKLVKVCTDTDRWSLISLSNNSGKNVELKFVDHLRRQFEFSVDSFQIMLDSMLLYGQCSSTPMSQAFHPTVMGESLYGDFDEALEHLRQRLIATRNPEEIRGGGLLKYCHLLVRGFQPCPGTDAQALQRYMCSRFFIDFPDLGEQRRKLERYLQAHFGGGAGPACYACLVTLHRVVNESTVCLMGHERRQTLDLIAMLALRALAEQGLVGGTALAWHYQPTSYPGSDGAAPALNYYVTPLQPLLTCGHSSYPTWLPCS, from the exons ATGGACAGGCGGGGGACAGCCTATATGAGCCTGCCCCAGCGCA TTAATCGACTTTCTGTCCTGTCCACCCCGTCGGTTGTGTGGGAACGTCGGGGCCGGAGCCCGCAGAGCCGCCGCCCCCCTCCCAGCACCCGCCTGCTTC TCCCCCCTGTTCTCCTCTCCACTCCCGGTTCTTGCCTTCTAGGCTCCGGGGTCTGGCCAGAGATGCCGTCGGAGAGCGGGGCTGCGAGCCCGGACGCAGcagcggtggcggcggcggcagcggcgccCCCGGCCCTGGTCAAGCCCGCGGCAGCCCCTACCCATAAACGAGTGGGTCTCAGCCCGGAGCCTTCCTCCGGAGCCCCACGACGGCGCTTCAGCCGGTTGAGCTGGACGCAGGTGCAGAGACTGGACGCTCTGCTGGGCGAGGAGGTGCCCGTCCACGGACGTGGTAACTTCCCCACGCTGACCGTACAGCCACGCCAGATCGTGCAG gTAGTCCGGAACCGCCTCGAGCAGCTGAGGGTCCCTGTCCACAGCGTCCGCCTCAATGGGTCTGCGGCCAGTCACGTCCTCCACCCAGACAATGGCCTGGGCTACAAGGACGTGGATCTCATCTTCCGAGTGGATCTACAGGACGAGGCTGCCTTCCAGTTGGTACGAGATGCAGTTCTGGCCTGCCTCCTGGACCTCCTACCAGCTGGCGTGAACCGGACCAAGATCACACCCCAGACCCTGACAGAGGCCTATGTGCAGAAGCTGGTCAAAGTGTGCACGGACACAGACCGCTGGAGCCTCATCTCCCTATCCAACAACAGCGGCAAGAACGTTGAACTTAAGTTTGTGGACCACCTGCGGCGCCAGTTTGAGTTCAGTGTGGACTCTTTCCAGATCATGCTGGACTCTATGCTGTTGTATGGCCAGTGCTCATCCACCCCCATGTCTCAGGCCTTCCACCCAACGGTGATGGGTGAGAGCCTATATGGGGACTTTGATGAGGCACTGGAGCATCTGCGGCAGCGACTGATTGCCACCCGCAATCCTGAGGAGATCCGAGGTGGGGGCCTGCTCAAGTACTGCCACCTTCTGGTGCGTGGCTTCCAGCCCTGCCCTGGCACTGACGCCCAGGCCCTCCAGCGCTACATGTGCTCGCGCTTCTTCATTGACTTCCCAGACTTGGGCGAGCAGAGGCGCAAGCTGGAGCGCTACCTGCAGGCCCACTTTGGTGGGGGCGCTGGCCCTGCCTGCTATGCCTGCCTGGTGACCCTGCACCGGGTGGTGAATGAGAGCACTGTCTGCCTCATGGGCCACGAGCGGCGCCAGACGCTGGACCTCATCGCCATGCTGGCCTTGCGGGCGCTGGCCGAGCAGGGTCTTGTGGGCGGCACTGCCCTGGCCTGGCACTACCAACCTACTTCCTACCCTGGCAGTGATGGGGCTGCCCCTGCCCTCAACTACTATGTGACCCCCCTCCAACCTCTGCTGACCTGTGGCCACTCCTCCTACCCAACCTGGCTGCCTTGTAGCTGA